The genomic stretch CATTCCATAGTAATCATTTCAGCATTAATAGTTTAACTTCATAAACAATCCTTAGGTCAAACACTTTAATTCTAGTTATACCTCGATAAGAATGATGAATAGTAACATTCAgaatccatttatggaccaatactatgtgtatatcactatcgtataattgctaattaactaaatcatttatatttataacCCCATTATTATAAGctatattttgaactataaactattgttacgtgatttaccattcttgaattatgccctgtctattatttactatctcccctattcacagccacatttggctgaatcttgtacaaatgttttcctattttatggtctgtttgattggtatataaactctgtatgtttgaaatataatgatttataccgcagaggctgttctggaattaaccggctgggttaggcagaaagcaggaccgatagagtgctgtagactgctcgtacgggtctcgtgtgtcattggtctgatcaataattcactgctcACTAATTGGCGGTATGATCACCTGATACATTAAAAGGGCACTCAGACCACAAACTATAACAATTCTAAAATTCTGTATACATCTTTAACTTATCCATTCTTCGAACTATCGATTTGACAGTGAAATCtgaaaaatttattgaaaagaacatTTTCCATTTGTGTCTGTGTATTAATATCATGGGAATCTTTAAGGAAGTAGATAACTAATCTGAGGAGCCATAAAATATCATTTACGTGTCCGTACTTGTTAGGCAATTGTTTACACAATTAGTAACCATTTTGACAACTTATAGCTACATTTTCATTGACAGTATAAAAAAATTTGCTTCCCTGAGAGTGAAATATTTCCACAGAAGGTCAAAAGgttaaacaaataaagaaatttATCTAATATTTAGAGAACTACATACAAAAACTTGAAAAACgaacagaaaaagaaaatagaaggcgacaaaaatgtttacaaataaGGAATAAAAGAAATCAGACATGACGGCTGTCAAATGTCAGAACAACAGCATAGATGAAGCTAAATGATTCAAGAAGTAGACgaaaaagaaaagaacagaCGAAGAACAATTAAATGTGCAAACATACAATTTTTCGCAGAATATAGTTGAACATACAAACACAGACACACACAAAACGTTCAAACATACATACGCATACATCAAAACACAAACATTCACAACCACATATTAATATAGTAGTATACTCAGAGACTATTGGATGCAAAACGCAAACACAGAGGTGAAGAAAAGTGTTTTTTTCCAGTGAATTTTTCACAATGACAGTCGCGGGCAGCATTTCAACCTGAAACCAAATAGAAAGTCACATTATTTTAGTAAGTGAATTCAATCAACTTAAATCTAGTAAACGAAAATACGATATTTTACAAAACAATCTCTCAACTAAAAGATGTCTAGATTTAAACAAGCCATTCTTTTCTTTACCAAACTTTGCACTTTCATATTTCTCGTCCGATTTACTAAGCTACTTTAATGGAGTTCTGTAGATCACGGAGCTACATAACTCGTTCCATGTACATAATTAGGCGTAAATTCAAAGGATTTGTTTCTTGTGTTTCTACTCgaatataaaattatcatttgATGCTTCTGAGTTCATGTGATATGTGATAAACCTCGTCAAACTTAAGTGTTTGAATTGTTTAGAGGATTTCATTAACAACTTTTaagatttaaaaatatttaattacttGACGTGCTGAATTAAGAGAATCCTCATTCCCCAAAACAGGTTAATTCTcttgataaaatgaaaattgttGGTTAGCATCACTTGGAAAACCTCATTACGACAGATCCCCAAACTGACTCGATCAACGGAGAACTATTTTAATTAATGCAAACTCAATGGAGTTACAAAcacaaattatttttatgaaaaCCATTTCCATTATAACCGGATATTAGTTGGAGAACCAGTAAAGACTATGGAGCATAGACAGTGGTCTTATTCTGAAATGCGTTACTGGTGAGCACTCACAACTCCCTACGAAGGACATTTAGGTTTCGAAGCAACCAAGATACCTTCAAAATACAAAATGGGAGACCaataatttacatttctaaCCCAGACCAGTTTGGGACAAATTGTGGTCATTGATGGACGTCATTGGTAAGTAGTCCTTCCAACTAGGTTGACTTCAATATGTATTTTGTATAGATAACCAGAAAACACACCATAACCTACAGACCAAGGCGTGAACAAAGATAAATCTTTACACGCTTACTGAGTAATGTTTAAAACCATACATTCAATTTCACAAGGCCATAGGTAAAGCTAGTGAACTTGAAATATCACAAGTTTACATTTGCAATACATGTAATGGTACAAAAACAAAACCCATCAAAAACTACTGTATATTTTGTCATCATTTATGCATATTTTAACAAATAAGTACATGATTAAAAACGACAAAACTTGCCTATACTTGTTAAAAGGAAACATGTGCACATTTGTGAAGAATTTTCAATTCAAGGGAAAATGATGAAAACGGTTGTGGTGGTGACTGACACTTCAGGTTTTCTCCCCTCCCACGCAAAAACAGGTAAAAACTGTTAAATCTGAAATCATTGTAAGTAATATACACCAAAATCCAAACACAAAggaacaaattaaacacaataTACAATGTGGATTCACAAGACAAGAATTCTTTGTATAAGGGAGGTGGTTACTTAATGGATATTCAGTAAGCTACTAAGCAAAAATCAGTAGccaaatattaaaaaaactataCTCGACAAGACTAACAGACTGGATGTTTGTAAACTTCAGCAGCGCGACACACAATActtcatcagtcagtcagtcagctacaaaacTACGTAGTGGCGTAATGAAAGTAAGACAATTACGTTAACTGTCAATATAGATGAAACGATAAGACCGTTAATCAACTAATTAAACTATACTGATTACATAGATCATTACTCCTAAAAGTTCGACTACTTAAGCCATTGAATAAATAGTAACAAACATTGCGATTAACATTAATAGACGTCAAAAAAAGGTTGTTTAAACTTACCGAAAATAACAAGATAGACCATCGAGTCAATACAAACTTGTAAGGATGAAACAAATGTGTCAGTTTAAATGCACATAAATGCGAGAATAGCAATTTATGGTAGGCATTATTTATCAACCAAACAGTAAACTAAGGCAATCCAATAGATTTGAATATAAAACAACTGAAATTAATACACAAATTATGTctgtatagatatatatatagagagagagagaccaTCGACACTGGAAAATGGAAATAAGTAATTACAAGGGACTAGTGATAGTTTGCTTTTCGAGAATAAGAAGCAgtagttgttttttttgtggTCGTAATGATGATTACTGGGCAGATGAAGTAAATACAATAGGTCGTGAATTTTCCGATGACATACGAGCACGTTTCCTAAAATCTTCTGAACCATGTAATTGTGAATCAGCATTACTTCTAGAATTTGAATGACTATCGGAGGATAATTCAAGACTGGAATCAATCAATCCAACACGTTTTGATGTAAGCCTACCAGTAGAATCGATTGTATTGGATGTATTATTGCACAAGGAATGATCTGAAGATAATAAAGATGTATCCTTCATGGAATCCTGTGATAAAAGTATTAAACAAGGAAAATTTTGCATTGAACTTAaattttatacataaaaaaaccTCACATATAACATGTACTTATTATCTAGACTTTAAGATGGTATTCTATAAGGTCGTAACTCTTAGATTATCAGCATCAATCGCTGGGATCAGAAGGATTTTCAATAACCTATTGGAATTACAAATGATACGACAATATACCTCTATAATTTTTAACCCCCCATTTAAATTTTACAGATCAAAGAATACTAATTTCGTGATAACAAGCCCATTAAGCTGAAGTTCTGGGGattatagaaaaaaaatcaaatggtTTACAAGCATATATACAATTTTTGAAGTGATCATAATAAACAACCTACGTGTTTGTGATTATCTAGAGTAAGTGATGAATCATTTAGTTGACTGTCAGATGCTACAGCATCACATACCCCAGAGGATATTGATTTTGGAGATGGAGGAGGACATTTTATATCTGTTGATGAGTTTATGGTAGCTATGTTGGTCAAAGAACTTGTAGACATGGAATTATGAAGATTATTTGCAGGGGATGAAACTTCCTCAGATCCAGAGAGTTCAACACTGCTGGCCGGACTGGAAATTGAGTTCAGTGTGTTACTATTAGAAAGTGAACGGCCACTTTTTACATTTTCAGTAGAATTATTTACATTTGATAAAGCGGCAGCTGCAGCTTGACGTTTAATTTCGTCCATATCTTCTGAAGAAATGAACTGAGCTAACTGTGACCTAAGAATAAAAGATATTGTGGAATATTATAGACAAAAATTATATGACAATATTTCAGTGGTTTAATGGGTCAGTTAAATACTAAATCGAAGTAAAGAGTTAAAAGTAATCTAGCTCAAACCCAACACTCAAGATTAAATCCACCAGGCATTGAGAATTTTTTGAATAAATCTATCCTACAATACTTGTAACTACATTCAAACCCCCTATAAAAACTTGTAAGACTGACTTtgagatggtggttagaggtagtAGACAGAACACCCTGGACCAACCAAGGTTTCATGCTATttagcactcgtcagcaaggtgtaatCGTAAAGGGACTGATACTCCGTGACGGATTCGACCCTGCAACACTCAGCTTCACGGTcagagattacaggtacactttgctgacTGTGTATACGGTCTAGAAGCTATACTAGTACCTGTTTTTAATGATAATGAAGGTAGTTTTTTGGCAGTTCGGTAGCAGTGACGCACGCTAATCATGtttgcagatataagtagtatgtaacacgcGTCGGAAGTGGGATGTCTCCGAGCAGAAgtttgagaagattgaaatgaaaagaGAGAAGGAGACTGAAAGCAACCAAGATAACAacagaaatgaaggaacagtgaagtctgtaAGAAACAACTCGAAAATGTGCTCGATGTATGTACTTGATGTATGATTTTCCTGTTTTACTAAACCATCATGTGATTGTGCAGTAAGCAATAAATCGGTCTCCCCCACCTGAGTTCTCTTCCACTTCAGCAGAAATATTGAATATTAGGTGTAGGCCATGTACGATATTCAACTTGTCTTGATACAAAAAGTAGGCTATTCAAAATAACTAAAACTGTTTTTGTGAACACTAAGTAGTTTATAGGTACTTCCTTTATGTAATCATTTTGAGTGGATTCAGTAAACTAATGTTCAACGATAACTATCGTAGGATTTATTGATGGACTAGAATGATTGTGTGCATACCTAGTATATGACGCAGAATATTCGATCCATCAAAACTATATTTTAATGTCTAAATTAATATATGACCAAATACTTAGTCGGTTGTTACACAATAGAATTATGATGATAATTAGATCTAGAGCAAATATTTAATGACCTGAACAAATTTGAATGAATATACTGAATATTTTCTTGCTGTTCGACTAATCAAAGGACTTACTTTTTGACATATTTAACGGTTACTGATAAGTCTTCACTTGAAAGACCACGTTCAATTGATTTTTCAAAAGAGCTGATATTCTCACTCAGGTCTACGTTCAGGGTAGGTTTCtcattagaagtatttgaattatgaaCAGTACTGGTCAAGGAATTAGTATTGCGATCGAATTCCATTCCAATAAACCATTTACGAACAAAATTAGCATCATCATCACTAGGACCTTTTCCGTAGGCATGACAGTTTACGTGTGCCATTTTGACATAACGGTTTACCTCGAAATTGCTTACAAGAACACGCAATCTGGATTCTACCAAACCACATAATTCGATGAAGGTATGTTTAGTATTCCCAACGACGATGACGACAACATAATGTCGATATTGAAAGAAAAAGGCTGCTTCAAATAGGTTTGACCAGGAACCCTTATGCATCATTGAAGCCCTGACAACATTCAAACCTTTGGAAAGTAGAATACAGTATAAATTAAAACAGTAATATATGGAAGAAACAGTAATTCACAGTGAAACTGACTCTACAAATAGGAACTTAAGTTTAACACTAGTCAAGTGACCTTTGCTTGCTCTCACTAAAACATTTTATCCTCAAATtagttatatttttttaataaaaatcgTACACATCTAATCTTTTTACTCGGAGAATAAATCTTCAAGCATTGATTTATGGAATCTTTTGTGAACATTTTTATCGACCAACAGCCCAGGTACAATAGAAATaattagttgaaagcgtgagtcaattgaagctttatcaccagggaaaatttggaagcactggacggccgtttcgtcctattgtgggactcctcagcagtgcgcatccacgtgagaagtagtgaccagtggatttcataccacgtctgttgtgagatataaactcactgaagataattagtgaacggttgctcaacttcgtggattggttgaagttagacattaacaccatggatgccggctcagtggtctatcggttaagggctctggcgtgagactggtagctcctgggttcgaatctcacgagacgaggtcgtggatgcgcactactgaggagtcccacagtaggatgaaacggccgtccagtgctttcaggttttccctccATCATGTGGATTTACATATTCTGCATGGGTTTCTGTATCACGATTTGATAATGTAACAACTAATTCTTATGACCCCTTCCGAGAAATAATTAGCTTCATTAAAATCAAATATGTTCACTACTGGACGTATCTATAACTTCCCAGATATGTTATAATTAGCACTTGTGAAACCAAAGAATTCTAACATCATTTAGATGTAGGCGCGAAAATGATAATTCAAGAGAACATATTCTTCAAAATCTGTGAAGTTACATGTTGGAATTTTCCTTCGATGAGGTTGGAAAATGCCAAtgggttttttttaatgaaagaaGTAACAAAAGTGCACATTTAGTGGTTTCTACTTCACTCTTTTCGGtttaaatacaaaaaccataaaACGTGAAGAAATTACAGGCGTCTGATAAGCTTTCACATTTACTAAAATCTACTACAATTACTGCAAACTGTAGGCAATTATAACAGTAACAGCACATGAAGTGAAGGGTTGGTTGTGATATATCAATGCCCTTACCAGGATAAATGTGATTAGCCCTGGTTGTGAACTACAACGAATCAATAAAACGACTATTACCATTAGATGTTTACGAAGTAGGCCATTTGATAAAATAACTCGCATATTTAAGATGATACCTCAAATAGATACCACCAGAAATTGAATGAACCGAATTATTTTTAAAGACTGTTGACAAGAATAGTGCTTTTGGTAACTTTTACTAATATTCACTGACAAACTAAGCATACCCTCTTCACACAAGAAAGAGGATGAGGTAACAGATATTGCATTTAATCATGTAGGTTATTGTAAGGTTTGTTATGAAATCTAACCTATCATAAAACATAACCAAACATTTGGCTTCTATTAATTAAGATACAAAAAAGCAAAATGCAGTGAAACTTACCTTGTTTTAATTCCCTTTCAATAATAATACGATTACTTCGCTGTACATTGTACGTTGAATTTTGAGATGGGTAACTTGGAGTCAATATAGGCATCAAGTGATATTGATCAGAAGGATTAAGCTAGTGTTTAAAATTAAATTGTTTGCCAAACACAATGAATAGCGATTGCGGCCATATTAATACAACAAAATTTAAACTCGTTAATTCAGTGATATGCAAAGATATATAAACAAAAGTATGGTATGGGGTGCTCCAGAAATTACGATTTATCGAAAAGTGAGAAATTAGATATATGGTTACAACTCAAATCATTGCTCCTGTTCCGCTATTGTTGACTTCTACCTTTGTGTTTTCCCCTTCTTGCATCTTGCAGAGGAAACCTCCAGAggtatattgtttatttaatgattGCTGGGGTCAAACATCTCTTGCGATGTTTAAGTTATTGCTTATTCAATGCCTTTCCAGTTGGTCAATATAGTGACTTCCTCCTCTCTGAGTAGACCTCGTAAGACTTAGGACTTGTTTCCAAGATCTACCTTGAACTCGCTGGGCTTGTTGGCACGCCGAACAAATATTGTACTGAACATCGTACTCCTGTTTGTCTAACAATCCAATGTCTCTTTAGCTTGATCGCCACCAAGCGCTGATCTGAAGCGATATGAGCTCCCAATCTACATCGTCTGGACATTCTATGCTCCTATGTATATTGTTCACCTGGTTGTCAGAAGAGACATTTATCTTGTGGCTTCCAAAGCCTCGGCTTTCACTacgaggcgtcataactctcaTAAACTTCCAAAGTAGAGTTTAACCGGGGAGAACCATTTGTCATACGTAGCTTCTATGTTCTACCCAGTTTGGGTTATAGCTCCAGTTGTTTTACCAGCTAAATTAATTTTGCAAGACACTTGTCGGCGAAATTTGGCATGTGACGCAGAGCATCTCGGGGAGTGCATTACGAGGTGTGACTGTTGGCTCAAAGGTATAAAGAACTTAAGTGAACTGTTACTTCCCAGATGTCTCGTACCAGAATCGTGCAAACCACTGGCTACTCAGATTCATTGTTTTGCCGATGCCTCAGAATTTGAATGTGATGTTGTGGTGTATGCTCGTTTTGAAGATGCCTGCCGCTAAGTTCACTGTCCCCTTTTATTAGCTAAGTTCAGGGTTGCCCCACTGAAACTTATAACCATTCCTAGGATGGAAGTAGCAACACCAAAATAGGTAGGGCAAGGTTTGAATTCATGATCTAATGGTTAGAAGCTTAGTGTTTTATCCACGAATTCCTCTTTTCATAATATATATTAGGAATTTATTTAGATGTTTGTTATAGAAAGATCAAAGTAATTTGAGTTGTCTAGTACATGAGTGACTGACCGAGCTATTTATCAGAAATTACTGAACCAGGTGAAATACCAGAAACACTAAGCAAAAAGCAGAAGCAGTAAAAAAATACAGAAACGACTCTGACTTACTCTCGGATCCCAGACAGGTAAGCACAAACTTGCAATATACTCACACTCTCGCAACCTAACAGGTTTCGGCCAAGGCCATTGACTGAATATGGTAAAAAATAGATAGACGATCATAGATGGCGTAGCGTACGGATAAAGTTGGCAAATTCGAGAAACTAAAATTGCCCAAGACACGCCACCGAGGAACCCCAATGCATTTGAATAGACATTCCGACGCTTAGCCCAGATTCGTATAACCTTAAATAATGGTACAAAGGGATGAGCTATGTGACATGATCATGAGTTACCTTTAGGGCTACTTTAAAAGAATTTTTATTGTACACAAGATTGAGAATATCTTCTGTAACACGAACACCATTAATACTGCGCACGTCTCGTTCATCCATATTTCGCATGAGCACCTCTGTGTTTTCACAAAGACTGAAGTTTTCCGGTATAGACATTTGATCGATTTGAGCAAATAAAAGGTCGATCTATGGAAAGAAATTTATTGCGTATTATGTGACGCAAAGGTATTGCATACTTCAACTCccataaatttcattttaaggACGGGAACAAAAGCATCCACAACAGCGTGCAAGTCTTCCACATTAGAATTTTCTGCTAATACAGTCTGAAAATCACTGAAAAACTCCTCGCGTGTTATAAACCGTGGGACAACCAGTAAAGAATCAATATCAGCACCCCTGAAATTGACACCTAAACGATATGAACCGAAAGTGAAAATTTTCCCGGTTGTAGAATTAGCAACATGTGCGGGGAGATTTTGCTCCAATGCTTTTTGACGAATCCATGCATTTGAAATCTCCTGCAACCTAACAAGGGCTTCACGTCTCTGTGATATCTCCTCTTGAGTTTCAAAAATATTAAGTTGAGCAAGGCTAGCCTCTAGTTCTTGTGTATCTCTGAAATCTTGTTCTGTAGGTTTCTTGAAGCTGAGAGCTCCTGTTTCACCAAGACACCTAGCCGGTATTTCCTCACCAACATTCATCTGCAAAGAAAACCGG from Schistosoma mansoni, WGS project CABG00000000 data, supercontig 0151, strain Puerto Rico, whole genome shotgun sequence encodes the following:
- a CDS encoding poly(A) polymerase, putative, whose product is MPFSMNVGEEIPARCLGETGALSFKKPTEQDFRDTQELEASLAQLNIFETQEEISQRREALVRLQEISNAWIRQKALEQNLPAHVANSTTGKIFTFGSYRLGVNFRGADIDSLLVVPRFITREEFFSDFQTVLAENSNVEDLHAVVDAFVPVLKMKFMGVEIDLLFAQIDQMSIPENFSLCENTEVLMRNMDERDVRSINGVRVTEDILNLVYNKNSFKVALKVIRIWAKRRNVYSNALGFLGGVSWAILVSRICQLYPYATPSMIVYLFFTIFSQWPWPKPVRLRECEYIASLCLPVWDPRLNPSDQYHLMPILTPSYPSQNSTYNVQRSNRIIIERELKQGLNVVRASMMHKGSWSNLFEAAFFFQYRHYVVVIVVGNTKHTFIELCGLVESRLRVLVSNFEVNRYVKMAHVNCHAYGKGPSDDDANFVRKWFIGMEFDRNTNSLTSTVHNSNTSNEKPTLNVDLSENISSFEKSIERGLSSEDLSVTVKYVKK